In Flavobacterium piscisymbiosum, the sequence GCTTGTTGACGACCTCAGCGTACTGCAAGGTCAAATTGACTTAAGATGCCAAATTGGTTTGACAGACCTTAATAAATACTGCGAGGACTTTTTTAAGGAATTACTCAATATCTGCTACAGTTTAAACTTAAAAAATCTTAATAATGAACGTTCCAATGAGCCGGGATTGGATTTAGGAGACCAAAAAAATAAGATTGCTTTCCAGATAACCTCAACAAGTACGTCGGAAAAGGTCAACAATACATTGGAAAAAATTACTGTGGAGCAGCAAAAGCAGTACGATTCGATAAAGGTTTTTATTTTAGGAAAAAAACAGCAGACCTACAGTGCTGTCAAGCCAGAGCTTTTAACAGTGCTTAAATTCGATATCGGCGATATAATGGATATATCCGACCTGGCGAGGCAGATTGTTGTTCTTAAATATGATGAACTCTATCAGCTTCACAAACTCTTCGAGAAAGAATTTCAAATTGTGATAACCGAAATAGAAATCCCCAACGCCGAGGGAGTTTATCCTACATCCCTTATTGATAAGTATGAAATAACGCCAAATACTATGTGTGAGAACGCACATCTCTTTATTGATAATTATGAAGGTAATGACCTAAGAACTATTGGTTTGTTTTATTCTGATCTTGCAAAACTACCCAGGATTACCCGAGAATTTTTGTCTTTAATAGTATCTCACGGTGAGTGGTCTGACGGAAATTATTATGTTGATTTTAATGAATTCAAGCGAAAACTTAAGTGGCCCTTGAATGAGGTAAGGGAAGAAATAGACATATTATCCAATAGGAGGTTTATCTCTGCACCGGATGCTGATGATCCCACAATGGCAACTAGATTCAAGGAGAGTGGTATAGATATAGTGGATTATGCCCAACAAAATGGATTGATTAGCAAAATTATGGTTGCAATGGATTTCACAGTTTTAGACAAGTAAAATTCTTGTATTTTTTAATAACCAATATAGATTTAATAAACCTAAAAAAATATTAGATTATGAACTCAGATAAGTTATTCCCTAACAGAACAAATCTGATAGACAGTCAGGTACTTATAGTAAGTGAAGAAAGCCCGGGATACCTTCTTGCGACCATTATCAATCCTCCTTTAAATCTGCTTGGCCCTGAGGTATTTGCAGGTTTGCAGCTTCTAAAAGAGTATGCTGAAGGGGACAACGGCGCAAAGGTTGTTGTTTTCGAATCTGCCGTGCTTAATTTCTTCATAGCTCATCTGGACCTTGCGCAGATGAATGTTGTTCCGGACATTCCCGGTGCAAAACATGTACTTAAAGAATGGCCTGCTTTCAGCCATTGGCTGAGCACTACACCACTGGTTTCCATCGCCAAGATCAGGGGAAGGGCCAGAGGTATGGGTAACGAATTTTTATGCGCGCTTGATATGCGTTTTGCCAGCAGGGAGAACAGCCGTTTATCTCAAATGGAGATAAATTTCGGCGGCGGACCAGGCGGCGGTGGTATTGAATGGTTAGTGCGCCATGTGGGAAGATCCAGGGCATTGGAAATTATACTGAGCGGGGATGATTTCGATGCTGACACTGCAGAACTTTACGGCTGGATAAACAGGTCGATCCCGGACCAGGAACTGGATGAATATGTAGACCGGCTTGCCAGACGAATTGCGCAAATGGATAAAACGGCGCTGGCGACGGCAAAACAGCTTATAAACCTGCGATCACCGGTTCCTGCTGTGGAAGATCTCCAGGAAACCTTTCTAACGCTTGCCAAAATTGTTGGTGGTGAAGGAGCCAAACAGGCCGTAAGAAGGGCTAAAGCCAACGGATGGGGTGACGAGCCATTAGAAATTGATCTACCCAGATATGAGTGATCATAACAAAGCCTGAGCATAGCTCTTGAAAGAAAATAGTCCCAAATGTTTTGGGACTATTAATTTAATGAAATTGGATATTGAACTTTTGAGCTGAATCTTGCCTTTTAGACTACTGGTTCTATTTATCAGCTGAAGACTGCTTCACAAAAGTATCTATGTGGGAAGCTACCAGTTCAGGAGACTGCAGCATCAGTAAATGTCCTGCCTTTGGTATAATTACCAAGGAAGAACCTGGTATCTTATCTTTTACTTCCTGCTCTAAGCGTTTCGGGCTGTCTATCACATCATTCTCGCCGGCAATAATGAGTGTTGGCACCTTAATGTTATCTAGTCCCTTGGAAACATCTTCCAGCATAGCAAAATTTGGCCAGCCCTCCCTTGAAGCTGTGCTATGTTTTGTGATGTCTTCAATGGTGCGTTCTCTTATTTGCGCATCGATATTGCCAGCCTGAAATACCTGGTCAATAGTTATGTTTATTCCTTCTTCAGTGGTATAGGCCCTGAGCATCTGCTCACGTGCTTCCTGGGGAAAAATGGTTGGACTTGCAGGGGAAGGTGCAACCAGAATCAGTTTTTGTAAGCCGTCAGGTTTTTGGGCCGCAATGTATTGTGCGACTTTGCCTCCCATTGAATGGCCTACCAAAATGTAGTTGTCCAGCTGCAATTGTTTAATCAGTTCGATCGCATCGGATGCGAGCGTTTTTATATCATAGCCGCTTTCAGGTTTATCAGATTCTCCCCAGCCACGGTGGTCATACCTAACGGTACGATAACGGTCGGCGAGCAGCTGAGCGACCTCGGTCCAGGTTCTTGAAGAACCGCCCCAGAAATGAAGAAATAATAGGACAGGGGACTGGTTTCCTTCGTCCACGACATGAAGCTTGATATTGTTTACTTGAAATTTCATTTTATTGCGTTTTTAATTACTGCAAAGTAATATCTCAATGCAGTATTGAAAAAGGTAAAATAAAGCCCTTCGATGATACATTTTATCCCTCTGTGTAACGGCTCCGAAATTCAATCGGTGTCATACCCGTACGAAGTCGAAAATATTTGATGAAATTTGTAGGTTCCTTGAAGCCTAATTCATAACCTATCACTTTACCTGCATCCAAACTATTTACAAGCAGCCGTTTTGCTTCCAATAATATCCGGTCATCAAGCATTTGCTTTGGAGTTCGTCCTATTATCCCCTGGCTTACTCTGCTTAAAACTTTATTAGAAACATGTAATAAATCGGTGTAATAGATTACCGGCTTTTGCTCTTTAAATTTTTTTTCGATAAGATCCTTGAACTTCATTAAAATTTCCAGATGAGCTGAATGAGAGCTGGAATTAAGGTTTCGCTGTCCTGTAGTCCGTTCGGCCGTAAAAAGAAAATTATGAAGCAGATTTCTGAGCAGATGTGACTGGTAGATATCTTTTGGATTGTTGAGTTCCGCTTTTATAAGTGTCCATATTTCCTTTAAAGGCGGAGCGGCTTTAATGGTACAGACGGCTTCCTGATGATTGATAGTGTTAAAAAGGATGTTGTTGCTGAACAGGTGATAATCAAAATTATCCCTGCAGAGAAAGTCATCTGTAAAGAGCAAAGCAAAGCCTTTGAAAGATTCCTGCTGGTCAAAATATTGTACGACTTCTTTTCCCACGAAAAGATAGCTGTCTTCTATAATTTTTACACTCTGGTAGTCTACCAGATGAGTAGGGGAGCCTTCCAAAAACCAAAGTATGGTAAAAAAAGAACTCCGAATGGGCTGTAAAAGGTTTTCCCTTGAAGCAACATATTCATTGTCTATTGCGATAATCTCAATTCCAAGATTCGAGTCAGCATCATATGTTATTCTTTTAATTTTTGCTCGCATATTTTTGCTCTTTGATATTGTATAATTCTTGAGTAACAAAGAAGTAGTGTTGTCTACCACACTTTTTAACCGGTTGCATTTGTGAACTGCAGTTATGTTTATTCTTGATTAAACCTTATTCAGCTTTGTTACAGTGCAAATTCCGGTTATATTGATCACCCCATTCCGTTTTAAAGTGAGCACCTGATTCCATTTCAAAATGACCACCTAATTCCGGAGCAAAATGACCACCTCCGTTTTGATTAAAAACTATATTTTTTCATCTGTTAATTAGTATTCAAATATAATAAAATATCACTCTTTGTTTATTCCTCTTTTCTTTCTCATGGATTCGCCATGTAATTCAAGCCTGTGAGATTGGTGTATAAGTCTGTCTAATATTGCATCGGCTATCGTTTTTTCTCCAATTATGTCATACCAGCCTTGGACTGGGATTTGTGATGTCACGATTATAGAGCCGTTATTATGCCTGTCCTCTATGATCTCCAAAAGAGTAATTCGGTTATGGCTGTCAAGTGCCTGAAGCCCAAAATCATCAAGTATTATAACATCCTGTCTTTGTATTTTGGTAAGTTCCCGCAGATAAGTGCCATCTGCTTTAGCCATTTTTAGTCTAGCAAACAATTTTGAGGTATTAAAATAACTTACCTTAAAACCCTGTATACAGGCTTGATAACCTAATGCGGTACCTAAATAACTTTTACCAACCCCGGTACTTCCAGTGATTAAGATGTTTTCGTTTTTCTCTATAAATTCGCATTCTGCCAGACGCAGTACCATGTTTCGGTCCAGGTTACGTGATACATCAAAATTGATACTTTCAATATTTGATTTGTAATGGAATTTGGCATTAGTGATACTTCGTTCAATACGACGATTGTACCTTTCATCCCATTCTGCATCAATAATCATCGATACAAACTGGTCAAGGGTATAATGATCTGTTTTTCCGCTTTCAATGGCTGTTTTAAAAGCATTAAACATGCCATAAAGCTTCATTTGTTTCATTTTGGTTACTGTGGATTCATTCATTTTTCAAGATTTAATTTAGTTATAATAGTGTTTTCCTCTTATGTTACTGTGATCAGGAAGTTCCTGCTCAGGTTCTTGATCAAAATCAATATGATCCAAGTTGTTTTCTAAAATATTTTGTATGGTCTTAAAATTGTAAATTTTAAAATCAAGTGCCCGCCTGCAGGCATTTATTAATCGCTGTCTGCCTACCTTTTTTTCAAAATTCAGTATTCCTAAACAGCTTTTATAAGCCTGTTCCGGATGATTTCTGCTTTCGATTATCTGCATTATATATTCTCCTACTGACTCATCAATATTATTAGCCCATTCAATGAAGCGGGCAGCACTCCATTGGGCTACAAATTGATGTGTACTGGCTAAATGCTCAGGAGTTGTTGTATAGACATAAGGTTTGTAGTTTCTTGGATGTACAGCTATTCGATTGTATTTATAATAAATCTCTACTGTTGATTTGGTATATAACAGCTTGGCTTTCTTCTTTACATATTGATACGGAACGCTGTAATAGTTTTTGTCCTGGCTTAATTGAACATGACCGTTTTGCATTACTGTTGCAAAAGACTGGTATTTAATTTCAAAACGATCTTGTGGGAGTGGACGCAGTTTTTCTTTTTCGTCTTCTAAAAATAATTCAAAGCGGGAATAAGGGCGTCCTGTTAGTTTTCTGTTATTGTGAGAGTCAAGTAAATCCCAGATCTGCTGGTTTAATTCTTCCAGAGAAAAGAACTTAGTTTCTTTTATGGTTACATAAATCCTTCGATATAATATCTTAACAGCTCCTTCAACTAATGATTTGTCTCTGGGTCTGTAAGCTCTGGCAGGTAAAATTGTGGTTTCGTAATGTTCTGCTAAATCAGCAAGGGTTTCATTGATTGTCGGTTCAAAACGACTGCTTTTTATTACTGCAGATTTTAAATTATCCGGAACAATGGCGGCAGGAGTGCCTTCAAAAAAGCGCATGGCATTCTCTACCGAGTCAACAAAGTTTTCCTTTTGCTGGCTCATGGAAGCTTCAGCATACGTGTATTGGCTAGCGCCCAATATTGCTACAAAAAATTGTACTTCTTTGACTTCTCCAGTATCTATATCAATAATTGAGAGTGTCTTTCCAGCATAATCGACATACATTTTATCACCAGCCTTATGGTTCATATGCATGACCGGATTAACTCGTTTGCCCCATATATTGTAATGATAATGAAATTGTGAAGTTCGATAACCATCCGGATTTACAGCGATATATTGTTCCCACATATGCTGTACGGTAACGCCAACTTTTTTTAGTTCACGTTCCATTTTAGGAAAAAAATCATAAAGTGTCTGTAATCTCGGGCTAATGGCCTCTACACTAGTCTGGGAGAATAAAAGTTCCAGCTCTGCATCGGTTTTTTGGTCGATTAATTCAAAGCTTAATCCGAGAACTTCAAATAAAGAAATATATTTCTTTACCGTATTTCTTGAAAGGGATAAGTAGCTACTTATAAATAACTTACTCTTTCCATTACAATAGAATTTAATTACTTTTCTAATTTTACTCATGTCTGTTATTTTGTTTGCCATAATCCGTATATTTTTAACGAATGTATGGTTCTAACAACATGAAAAAATCAATAGTTTTTAATCGTTAATTAACCACAAAACCTGGTGGTCAATTTGCTCCGGAATTAGGTGGTCAGTTTGCTCCGGAACGGGTGGTCAATTTACTCCGGAATTAGGTGGTCAAATTCACCGGTTTTTCCAGCCATGGGAAAGCTGATTTTAATATCAAAGTTCCCCAACTTACTAATTTAAAATCCACATATAATGCATTCTAAGTTTTTTAAAACCTGTTTTGTCGTGATGATACTTTTTACCGGCAAAGCTACTAGCCAGGAAACCATTACAATATCCACTGAAAATACAGTTCTTGTACTGCAAACAGACAAAGACAGCTCTTTACTGGTCACCTACCTTGGGAAAAAGCTAAAAAATACAGATGAATATGCGGTCATCAACTCGCTGGATAAGTTTAAGGTCGGTAATGATGATTTGTTTAACAAGCGGGAAGCCTACGTAGCATCCGGCTCGCTTAACCTGATGGAGCCTGCCTTGTCTGTAACCCATAGCGATGGGAATAAATCCGTAGTGTTGCAGTATGTAAACCACGAAGTAAAAAAAATTGACAATAACCAGACATTGACTACTATTGTATTGAAAGATACGAGGTACAAATTCCAAGTTACATTATTTTACAATGCCTATTATAAAGAAGATGTAATTGAACAATGGTCGGAAATAGAGCATAAGGAAACGGGTAATGTTGTGTTGAATAAATATGCTTCTGCCAACCTTACACTCCAGGGTAAAAAGTTTTTTCTTAAAAATCACTACAGTGGCTGGGGACGTGAGATGCTCTCAGAAGAACAGCAGTTATTGCATGGCATTCGTACACTCGATTCAAAGTTGGGTACACGCAGCAACCTTTTGCATTCATCCTCTTTTATGATATCCATCAACAAGCCTGCAGGCGAAACAGAAGGAGAAGTAATTGCCGGTTCATTGGAATGGAGCGGTAATTTTAAAATTGATTTTGAAACCTTTGATGAATACTACTTGCGTGTAACAGCGGGCATCAATAATTTTTCATCAAACTACACATTAAAATCATCTGAGAAGTTCACTACACCACGTTTTGTGTACACTTATTCTGATGAAGGTAAAGGCAGAGCCAGCCGGAATCTGCAACGCTGGGCCAGAAACTATCAATTGGCGCAAGGCAGCGGCCAACGCCAAACCATATTAAACAATTGGGAAACCACTTATTTTGATTTCAATGACGAAAAGCTGAGCGAACTCACTAAAGACACAAAGAAACTAGGGGTGGATGTTTTTCTGCTAGACGACGGATGGTTTGGTAATAAATATCCCCGTAACGGAGCTTCAGCAGGGCTTGGTGACTGGCAGTATAATAAACAAAAACTCAAGAATGGTATCAGCTCTGTAGGTAAGGAAGCTACTGCGCATGGTGTAAAGTTTGGTATATGGATAGAACCCGAAATGGTGAATCCTAAAAGCGAATTGTATGAAAAAAATCCTAACTGGATCATCAGGCAACCAGGTATAAAAGAATTTTATATGCGTAACCAACTTGTGCTTGATCTTACTAATCCAGCGGTTCAGGATTTTGTATACAATACTGTGGAGCAATTGTTCAAAGAAGTGCCTGAATTGGCGTTCATCAAATGGGATTGTAATTCGCTTATCTACAATGCCCACTCACCATTCTTGAAAAACCAGGATCACTTTTATATCGAATATATTCGTGGTTTAAACAAAGTATTGGAAAGAGTAAGAGCCAAATATCCAAAAACACCCATGATGCTTTGTGCAGGCGGTGGCTCAAGAGTTGATTATGCTGCCCTGCAGTACTTTACAGAGTTTTGGCCAAGTGATAATACCAATCCGTTCGACAGAATATTTATGCAGTGGGAATATTCGTATTATTTCCCTTCTATTGCTGTGGACAATCATGTAACGGATATGGGTAAACAACCCATTAAGTTTAAAACAGATGTTGCCATGATGGGCAAGTTGGGTTTTGACATTCGTGTAAATGAATTAGATGCTAAGGATTTATTGTATGCGCAAAATGCAGTGAAACTGTATAATGGAATTAAAGATATCATTTGGCATGGTGATCAATATAGGCTACAAAACCCAGATGAGGAAAAAGTAGCGTCGATGGCTTATGTCAAGGAGAATCAAGAGGAAGCAATTGTGTTCAACTATTATGTAGCCACTACATTCAATACCACAATTGGATTGCCTATTAAAATGCAGGGGCTCGATCCAAAAAAACAATACATAATTGAAGAAGTAAACCTTTATCCCGGAATACAGTCACCCATTGATAGCTCCAAGATTTATTCGGGAGATTTCCTGATGAAGATTGGTTTTAATCCTGAAGCCAATGCTAGAAGAACCAGTGTAATCTTACGGGTGAAGGCTTTGAATTAAGTTGGTTTTTATTTTTTTTTGATCAAAAAAATAAGTTTGTTTGTAAAGGGTGATTAAATGTTAAAACCCCAAGATGAAAAATAAAAAATAAACTATCACTTTCTTAGGAACATAGCTTGTTTTTTTTCTTTAATTGGTTATAATATATTCCAACCTAAGCTTGTTAGGCCTTGATTTTGTTGTTTTTTTTTCTTTAAAAGTAGCTTGTGCCAAGATTTTGCAACAAAATCCAAGCATCACTTTTGTCCTCAGAAGTAATATATGAATTTGTATCTTATATGTACTCCAAAAGCATTTATATTAGTTAGTAGTACTCTGGAAGTTGTAATTAGCTTTTGTTTAGTAATTCATATTTTATCTCTGAGGAATACTTTGATCATGTGGAGTTATAGTAGCAAAATTTGCTCAAAGCATATTCTACAACTTCACTATCTCTGTCTTTAAGTAGTATAATTCCTTTGCTGTAATTTTTATTCTCATTTTTACATCGGGAAAAAATAGCAAGATTGTGTGGACAGCTGATTTCTCTCAGCAATGTTGAGAGATTTGGAATCTTTATATTGCTCATAATAAGCTAGTCTTAATTTGTCGCGTTAATAAGGCAACTACGCGATTTTTTAATTTTAAATTACTGTTAGGTCAGTAATTCTATTTAATTATACAGCAAATTTTGAAAAAATTTAAATATTTACAAATATTTACTGTTAAAGCGGTAAAACAAATATAAAAATATAGTTTTAGATATTTGCAAGGTGAAAAATGATTATATTTACTGCTTAGACAGTAATTATGAGTGATTTTAATTTAGGGAAGTTAATTATAGAACATCGCAAAGCTGCGGGACTTACGCAGCTCCAATTAGCTGATTTGGCAGGCATAGGCAAAACAACTGTGTTCGATATTGAAAAAAATAAACAATCCATAAGATTGGACAGTCTGATAGCGGTCTTGAATGTTTTGAATATTGATGTTCAATTTATAAGCCCATTAAAAAAATAAGAGATGAGAAAAGCAGTAGTTTATGTTCACGGTACCAGGGCTGGTGAGCTTATGGAAGAAGAAAACGGAAGGTATTTATTTATCTATGATGATGATTATTCTTCAGAGCCAGTGTCCTTAACTATGCCTACTGCCCATAAAAAATATTCATTTCTAGATTTTCCGCCTTTTTTTGAAGGGCTGTTACCGGAAGGTATAATGCTCGAAGGCCTTTTAAAAATAAATAAAATAGATAAGAAAGATTATTTTTCACAGCTTATGGCTGTAGGAAATGATCTGGTAGGGGCAGTAACGGTTAAAGCTGAAAATAATGAATAGATGCCCGATTAGTTATAAACCTTGCGGAGAAGATCTTTACAGCGTAGAAGGCTTGAAATTATTATCTTCTAAGTTACTCTCATTAGAAACGCTTCCTTTTTCTGCATCGGAGCTACGTCAGGAAGCAGCAAATAGAGCAGCTAAGTTATCAATTCAGGGCGTTCAGCCTAAATTAAGCGCCGTATTATCGATTAAAAACCAGCAATTTGAAATTGTAGATCAGTACGGTAATTTTATTATAAAACCGCAGAGCGATATATTTCCGGAATTACCCGAAAATGAGGATCTTACTATGCGAATGGCTAAGGTTTATGGAATTGAAGTGCCGCTTCACGGACTGATATATTCTAAAGATAATTCGAAATCTTATTTCATAAAAAGGTTTGACCGGTATGGTAAAGGCAAAAAATATGCCACTGAAGATTTTGCACAGTTGACAGGGAGTTCCAGAGATACCAAATACAATTTTACGATGGAGAAAATTGTAAAAGTGATAGAGGACTTCTGTACATTTCCTTCAATTGAAAAAGCAGAGTTTTTCAAAAGGATATTATTTTGTTTTATCACTGGTAACGAAGACATGCATCTCAAAAATTTTTCCTTGATAACAAAATCAGGAAAAACAACCCTGACACCTGCGTATGATTTTCTTAATTCATCAATTGCCATTAAAAATCCACAGGAAGAAATGGCACTTAAATTAAAAGGCAAAAAAAGTAATTTTAAAGCTAGTGATCTTGTTGATTATTTTGGAAAAGAAAGATTAGGGTTAAATGATAAAATTATCGATATCGTTTTAAAAACAATGTTTGAGAAGACAACGAAATGGAATGAATTAATTGAGATTTCTTTTTTGTCTGAGCCAATGAAAGAAAAGTATTTTAAATTGATGAAAGAACGATTGGCGAGGTTTTAGTTATTGACATTTTTGAATTTTGTATTTTTTTATTGATTCAATTTTTAGTCCAATTTTTCATATCAGCTTAGTCGTTGGTTTGCAAAAAAAAGAGTAAAATCAAACGTGCTTTAATTAGTATATTCGGTTGTGTTAAAATTAGTAAACAGTAAGGCAATTTATTCAATTGTTCATTTTGCAACTCTTTTTATTTCGAGTTGTACGCCAAGTATTTGTTGGATATAGTCTTTTAATTTTTCCATAATAAACTAATAAAATTAATAGTAAACCATATAGGTTTATTGTGCAAGTATAGGTTTATTGTATTGAAATTAATTCATTAATGAATAAAGTATAGTGATTATTGTATAAAAAAAATCAGTTTATATCGAAATAATAGCTTTATCATTAAATCCTGTATTTTCATTGTATTTAATATAGCCTAATTGATTGGTTATTAGTTTTGTATTTCCAATCTCAAAATCAGCAACGTTGACGTGATGGTGCTGAATATGGAAAACAAATTGTCCCGACAGTGTCGGCACAATTAGAAACTAAATATGGCAGATGTTTTACTGAAAAAAAAATTAAGACGAATGCTTCGTTTTGTAGAACAATTTTCAGATAAGCAAATGGTGATAGCATTCTCTCAAAAATTAAGATGGTTATATTTTATTGAATTATTACCCATAAAAAATCATGATGCCATGATTTTTTATGCAAATCAGGTTAACAGTCAATTAATGAGTGTAAAGGGGGGGGGCGAAAACAAATAGAAAAGAAAACTTTTGAATGTACAGAAATAGCAAACTTACAGATCCTTTTTCGGCTAGATGTTTTCCGAGTAACATTAATGCTGTGGTTGTTATAGGTTCCATATTGTAAGGGTTTGGTTAGTTAGTAAAGTTTTCCTTTCTATTTAAATTTCAGTTTGTCCAAAAGATCGTTAAAGTACTGCTCTCCCCAGATTTTAAGAACACTGTCGTCTTTAATGAACGGAATAACATCTTCTTTTACATTGTCAATAGAAACTGTTTTAAATTTTTCTTGCAACAGTTCAATGACATCTTGTTTTGTCAGTTCGTCCTTATTCCAGTCCTTTGTATCTTTGGCACGCAGAGTAAAATGGTGCAGGTCAAGAGGAATGCCTCTTTTTACGTACCACTCAAAATCGTACCAGTCGCGGCCTTTTACTCTTATTCCCCATTTTCTGAATAATAGTGCATGCATTTTGCCCGCAAATAAACTCGGCTTGTCAAAGCATTTCACATAAAAAGAAAAAGGGCGGGTCAGAAGTTTATTTTCTGTTTCGAATCCCAGAGGTGGACGACGGTCTACTTCAATTTTAATTTTTACAGTTCTATTTGTTGTTTTTATTCCTTCCTGTTTGATAATATCTTCCAGTACAAGTTCTTTCCATTCGGTTGTGGATTTAAGAAATGCTGAATCAATATTGGTTTTGATGGCCTTGTCTTTTTCGCGGATGCTAACTTGCATTCCGACTGCCTTAAATTCATCTACGATAGATTCGAAATAAGGTTCTAGAGAAAAATCCGGATCTTCTTTTAGAAGAGAAAAATCTAGATCCTCTGAAAAACGGTCCAGTTCATAAAATATCCGAAGAGCTGTCCCTCCATAAAAGGC encodes:
- a CDS encoding SMEK domain-containing protein; translated protein: MLTRGIIIGKLVDDLSVLQGQIDLRCQIGLTDLNKYCEDFFKELLNICYSLNLKNLNNERSNEPGLDLGDQKNKIAFQITSTSTSEKVNNTLEKITVEQQKQYDSIKVFILGKKQQTYSAVKPELLTVLKFDIGDIMDISDLARQIVVLKYDELYQLHKLFEKEFQIVITEIEIPNAEGVYPTSLIDKYEITPNTMCENAHLFIDNYEGNDLRTIGLFYSDLAKLPRITREFLSLIVSHGEWSDGNYYVDFNEFKRKLKWPLNEVREEIDILSNRRFISAPDADDPTMATRFKESGIDIVDYAQQNGLISKIMVAMDFTVLDK
- a CDS encoding enoyl-CoA hydratase/isomerase family protein yields the protein MNSDKLFPNRTNLIDSQVLIVSEESPGYLLATIINPPLNLLGPEVFAGLQLLKEYAEGDNGAKVVVFESAVLNFFIAHLDLAQMNVVPDIPGAKHVLKEWPAFSHWLSTTPLVSIAKIRGRARGMGNEFLCALDMRFASRENSRLSQMEINFGGGPGGGGIEWLVRHVGRSRALEIILSGDDFDADTAELYGWINRSIPDQELDEYVDRLARRIAQMDKTALATAKQLINLRSPVPAVEDLQETFLTLAKIVGGEGAKQAVRRAKANGWGDEPLEIDLPRYE
- a CDS encoding alpha/beta fold hydrolase translates to MKFQVNNIKLHVVDEGNQSPVLLFLHFWGGSSRTWTEVAQLLADRYRTVRYDHRGWGESDKPESGYDIKTLASDAIELIKQLQLDNYILVGHSMGGKVAQYIAAQKPDGLQKLILVAPSPASPTIFPQEAREQMLRAYTTEEGINITIDQVFQAGNIDAQIRERTIEDITKHSTASREGWPNFAMLEDVSKGLDNIKVPTLIIAGENDVIDSPKRLEQEVKDKIPGSSLVIIPKAGHLLMLQSPELVASHIDTFVKQSSADK
- a CDS encoding AraC family transcriptional regulator: MRAKIKRITYDADSNLGIEIIAIDNEYVASRENLLQPIRSSFFTILWFLEGSPTHLVDYQSVKIIEDSYLFVGKEVVQYFDQQESFKGFALLFTDDFLCRDNFDYHLFSNNILFNTINHQEAVCTIKAAPPLKEIWTLIKAELNNPKDIYQSHLLRNLLHNFLFTAERTTGQRNLNSSSHSAHLEILMKFKDLIEKKFKEQKPVIYYTDLLHVSNKVLSRVSQGIIGRTPKQMLDDRILLEAKRLLVNSLDAGKVIGYELGFKEPTNFIKYFRLRTGMTPIEFRSRYTEG
- the istB gene encoding IS21-like element helper ATPase IstB, which translates into the protein MNESTVTKMKQMKLYGMFNAFKTAIESGKTDHYTLDQFVSMIIDAEWDERYNRRIERSITNAKFHYKSNIESINFDVSRNLDRNMVLRLAECEFIEKNENILITGSTGVGKSYLGTALGYQACIQGFKVSYFNTSKLFARLKMAKADGTYLRELTKIQRQDVIILDDFGLQALDSHNRITLLEIIEDRHNNGSIIVTSQIPVQGWYDIIGEKTIADAILDRLIHQSHRLELHGESMRKKRGINKE
- the istA gene encoding IS21 family transposase, translated to MANKITDMSKIRKVIKFYCNGKSKLFISSYLSLSRNTVKKYISLFEVLGLSFELIDQKTDAELELLFSQTSVEAISPRLQTLYDFFPKMERELKKVGVTVQHMWEQYIAVNPDGYRTSQFHYHYNIWGKRVNPVMHMNHKAGDKMYVDYAGKTLSIIDIDTGEVKEVQFFVAILGASQYTYAEASMSQQKENFVDSVENAMRFFEGTPAAIVPDNLKSAVIKSSRFEPTINETLADLAEHYETTILPARAYRPRDKSLVEGAVKILYRRIYVTIKETKFFSLEELNQQIWDLLDSHNNRKLTGRPYSRFELFLEDEKEKLRPLPQDRFEIKYQSFATVMQNGHVQLSQDKNYYSVPYQYVKKKAKLLYTKSTVEIYYKYNRIAVHPRNYKPYVYTTTPEHLASTHQFVAQWSAARFIEWANNIDESVGEYIMQIIESRNHPEQAYKSCLGILNFEKKVGRQRLINACRRALDFKIYNFKTIQNILENNLDHIDFDQEPEQELPDHSNIRGKHYYN
- a CDS encoding alpha-galactosidase, whose product is MHSKFFKTCFVVMILFTGKATSQETITISTENTVLVLQTDKDSSLLVTYLGKKLKNTDEYAVINSLDKFKVGNDDLFNKREAYVASGSLNLMEPALSVTHSDGNKSVVLQYVNHEVKKIDNNQTLTTIVLKDTRYKFQVTLFYNAYYKEDVIEQWSEIEHKETGNVVLNKYASANLTLQGKKFFLKNHYSGWGREMLSEEQQLLHGIRTLDSKLGTRSNLLHSSSFMISINKPAGETEGEVIAGSLEWSGNFKIDFETFDEYYLRVTAGINNFSSNYTLKSSEKFTTPRFVYTYSDEGKGRASRNLQRWARNYQLAQGSGQRQTILNNWETTYFDFNDEKLSELTKDTKKLGVDVFLLDDGWFGNKYPRNGASAGLGDWQYNKQKLKNGISSVGKEATAHGVKFGIWIEPEMVNPKSELYEKNPNWIIRQPGIKEFYMRNQLVLDLTNPAVQDFVYNTVEQLFKEVPELAFIKWDCNSLIYNAHSPFLKNQDHFYIEYIRGLNKVLERVRAKYPKTPMMLCAGGGSRVDYAALQYFTEFWPSDNTNPFDRIFMQWEYSYYFPSIAVDNHVTDMGKQPIKFKTDVAMMGKLGFDIRVNELDAKDLLYAQNAVKLYNGIKDIIWHGDQYRLQNPDEEKVASMAYVKENQEEAIVFNYYVATTFNTTIGLPIKMQGLDPKKQYIIEEVNLYPGIQSPIDSSKIYSGDFLMKIGFNPEANARRTSVILRVKALN
- a CDS encoding helix-turn-helix domain-containing protein codes for the protein MSDFNLGKLIIEHRKAAGLTQLQLADLAGIGKTTVFDIEKNKQSIRLDSLIAVLNVLNIDVQFISPLKK
- a CDS encoding HipA N-terminal domain-containing protein, translated to MRKAVVYVHGTRAGELMEEENGRYLFIYDDDYSSEPVSLTMPTAHKKYSFLDFPPFFEGLLPEGIMLEGLLKINKIDKKDYFSQLMAVGNDLVGAVTVKAENNE